The following is a genomic window from Canis lupus familiaris isolate Mischka breed German Shepherd chromosome 10, alternate assembly UU_Cfam_GSD_1.0, whole genome shotgun sequence.
atattttttgcatacATTTTTGATAATATATACCTTTGATTAAAGGAAtacagagtgtttttttttttttaagacttatacatctatttgagagagagagagagagagagagcgagcatgagcaggaggggcagagggagagggagagagagaatgccaagcagaCTTCAAGCCGAATGCAGATCCCAACACGGGCTTGTCATGACCCCATGACATCACgactgagcagaaaccaagaggcagacactcaaaccagGCTCTTCTAAGGAAATACAGTTTTCATTACACCTTCTAGTGcacaagaaatacatttctttatatgCCTAAATCTCTCAGGGCCACTGTAAGAGATGTGTAtgtgaaaatgttattttgaaaatgggTGAGTTGTGAGTGATTATTCTCTTTAAAAGGATGGTTCTCTTTACAGAGAAATTCATCCATTCCTTATCCTTTAAATAGCAGCCGCTCAGTGAGTTGAAATGTTTCCCTCCAAATATTTATCTGTCTAAGAGTGTTTGAAGGCAGGGCTGGAGGGTGAAGAGAAGGGTGCCAAGTGCCTCTACCAATTGCAGTGAAGAGaaagtctttctaaaataagaatgtaaGGGAGGAGCATTGGATTCGATTTACAAGACTCTAGAAACTTGACATTGTACATTTATCGTAGGTAATGAATGTTTCTTTGATCTTTGATGATCTCCCTGAGGTTCTAAGCTGGTGGCTTGTGATCTGGCCAGCAGGCCTGCTTTATCTGGCCGCATTAGTCTTTCTAAAGGCAAATGAACTAAACGTTTAATAATTAGGAGATACCACATAACAGTCTGGTTTCTGACTTCTCAAAAGGATCTGGCAGTGCTGGGCCTGGCCTATGTTGCTGTGTAGCAGCAGTTAGCCAAGGCGAGGCTGCCTGTTTGAGGTGGGTCCACGCATCCTACAGTTTGTCTTTGTCCCCAGCACTCCTGGGTGTATCCCacattctctcctgctttgttcATGGCTGTTGCACGGCTGGCTCTTGTTAGCATTTGGGTTTGCAGCCCCGGATCTATTTGAATAAGGTGCAAGAAGGAACCGATGCCTGGAATCGCAGAGTGAAGAGCCCCGTGTCCCAGTCTTGCACCCGTCATGGAGGCAAGGAGGGGGTCTGGAGAAATCATTTAGCTTTTTTATGCCTCAGTAttcccatctgtcaaatggggttGAAAATAATTCAGGCCCTACCTGTTTCACAACATCATACTGAGGATCCAAGAAGATAATCTTTTTAAGAAAGTTCTTCTGTGGATTGAGACTCTTGGTCTCTGAAATGGGAAGGTCAGGCACTGAAGCAGCGCACAGCTACACCACATATCAGTTGTCAGGCTGTGCTGGGATCCTGTCTACCAGGTGCTAAATTCAGTTCCTGGTGTCGTTGGGGGTGGCTGCCCACAAGCTGTGATGCTAATGGACCGGAAGGCCTCCCAGAACCTGCTTCTGAGCTCCTGTGTGTCCTGTCTCTCTGCTCCAGGTGGACAGCTGGGCCCTGGGTGTGTTGCTTTACACTCTCGTTTATGGAACAATGCCCTTCGATGGTTTTGATCACAAAAACCTCATTCGGCAGATCAGCAGTGGAGAGTACCGGGAGCCCACGCAGCCGTCAGGTGCGTGCCCTTAGAGGGTCAGAGGTTGAGCGGGAGTGGTTGGTTTACCTGCTGTAGCTCACAGGTTCGTTCTGCTTCCTTTTAAGGTCTGTAAGGAGTCTcctgcttttcctcttctttttctctccagatTTTTGCCTACCGGCAAAGCTAGCTTGCTAGGGTGCTTTGCCAAAACCTTCCCGAATAGAATTTCAAGGACAAATGTTCTCTACAACAGGCAGGCTAGGAGTCCTGTTTGCTTGCCATGTGAACCCGGGCAAGTCCCTTACCATTTGGATTCAGTTTCTCCACTGGAAGAGATATCACATGAAATCCTTCCTAGTCCATGTGGTCGTATAAACCACCTTCACTAGACTCAGTGCCATGAGAGTGGCAACTGCTCTTTTTCACTACTAAGCTCCCAGCCAGGGGCATGGCACGTGGGCACTGTTGCATTATTTATTGCTATAACAACTCTATCGCCCACCGCCCTGAATAAATCTTGTGGTTTAAACAGCTAGGTACCACATTTCTCCATTCCCTGGGTTGGCTAGAGCTCCTCTGGCCTTACTTGTGTTTCTCCTACGGTTGCATTCAGATGGCATCTGGGCTGGGTCTGGCTGTGGGACAGCTGCTCCGTGTTCCTCCATGTGGGCTCCTTCTCCATGAGGTGCCTCTCTAGGCCTGTCTCTCCAGGAGGAGTCCTGGACATCTTCTATGGCAGCTCAGGGCTCTAcggtggaggaagaagaggcttCCAGGCCTTCTTAATGTATGTGCTGGGCAGCCAGATAATGCCATTCCTGCCATGTTCTATGGGTCAAAGCAACCAAGATCATAAGCTCCATCTCTTGATAGGAAACCGGATGGAGAGCATGTATGTCCAggtggccatctttggaaaatagttaaCACAGATGTTTGTATATAGACATGCTACACATGCGGATGCACACACAGTTGATTCTCATCCTTTGTGGCGGTTATGTCCTGCAAAGTTGCTATGCACACCGAGTTAGTGAATACGAAGCAGCACTGCTCCCAGGGCAAATACAGGGCTCTGTCTCTGGTCACAATATTTGTGTCAGCTGATCAATATATGACCTCATTTCATGTATATTTCTGTTGAAAGACACCTCATTTAAAATGTCTTGTTGACTCATTCACATCAAACTCACAGCCCACAGCGCTATGACTCCTACCTGAACGAAGCCTATCTAACACAGGCATTTTCTCCaaaaggcacatcacagccttctttaACTCAGGAACCAGAGATAGCACTTTAGCACTATGCTGGGGGGCCATTTTACACAGCAAAATCACCAACAGAAAGgacagaaatgtgaaaaacatggACCAGACAGGCTGTGAAAAGTACATTTGTTTACAGTAGGAGAGTGGAACCAAGAAGACAGGGCCCTATCACCTCCTTTCGCCTCAGCTGGGAACATGCATACATGCTGCGGGTAACTCCAATCATTTGCCACTTTGTGAATGTAAGCGAATGATAGGGAGAGTGGCCAGGTATTGGTTTTGGGGCTACGAATACATTTTAGTGAGCAGGAGAATTTATAACACAATTTCTGTGCATaagaatacatatgtatatgcatatatattttttcatatgcatatgAAATATCATATCACTCCTGCAGTGTCAGCCCCCATCAAGGCCAAAGGCTTCCATGTGATGCATCATTCTTTTTGTCTCGTGCCACAGACGCTCGAGGACTCATTCGGTGGATGCTGATGGTGAACCCCGACCGCCGGGCCACCATCGAGGACATTGCCAACCACTGGTGGGTGAACTGGGGTTATAAGAGCAGCGTCTGTGACTGCGACGCCCTCCACAACTCTGAGTCCCCGCTCTTGGCTCGCATCATTGATTGGCACCACCGGTCCACGGGGCTGCAGGCTGAGGCCGATGCCAAAATCAAGGGCCTGGCCAAACCCGGCGCCTCTGAGGTCATGCTGGAGCGCCAGCGGTCACTGAAGAAGTCCAAGAAAGAGAATGATTTCGCGCAGTCTGGCCAGGACCCGATGCCGGAGAGCCCGAATAAGCTGACTTCCAAGAGGCCCAAAGGGATCCTGAAGAAGCGGAGCAACAGCGAGCATCGCTCCCACAGCACGGGCTTCATCGAAGGTGTGGTGAGCCCCGCCTTACCGTCTGCTTTCAAGATAGAGCCCGACGTGTGCCGGACCGGGGTGGCCGTCCCCAGCTCCCCCGAGGCCGACGTGCCCGGCAAGCTCAGCCCCAAGCAGTCGGCCACCATGCCCAAGAAGGGCATCCTCAAGAAGACGCAGCAGCGAGAGTCGGGTTACTACTCGTCGCCGGAGCGCAGCGAGTCCTCGGAGCTGCTGGACAGTCAGGACGGGCCGGGCAGcggcctcccttcccccagccccccagaccCCGCCCGGGGGCCCGTCCTCGGCCTCTCCTGCCGCAGGAAGGGCATCTTGAAACACAGCAGCAAGTACTCGGCGGGGAGCACGGACCCGGCCCTCGCCAGCCCCGATGTGCCCACACTGGAATCCTTGCTGGAGCCCGGCGCGCCCCCCGAGGGCCTCTCCCGGAGCTACAGCCGGCCCTCCAGCGTCATCAGCGATGACAGCGTCCTGTCCAGCGACTCCTTCGACTTGCTGGATTTGCAGGAGAACCGGCCGGCCCGCCAGCGCCTGCGCAGCTGCGTGTCCGCGGAGAACTTCCTGCAGATCCAGGACTTCGAGGGGCTCCAGAACCGGCCGCGACCCCAGTACCTGAAGCGGTACCGGAACCGGCTGGGAGACAGCAGCTTCTCCCTCCTCATGGACATGGACGATGTGACTCAGGTCTACAAGAAAGCGCTGGAGATCTGCAACAAGCTTAACTAGCTGCCCGGGGCGGGGCTGGGTTGTGGGTGGGCTCGGGGAGGAGCGGGACCCATGACCCTGTGCGAGCGGGCTGGGTACCTCTTTGCTGGCAGCGACCATGGACTGAAGAAACGGCTCAGTGCCGTCATGCTCGGCCAAGTTTGCCTGCTTGAGCCGGCACCTAAAAGGGAGAAGTGGGCGCTCCGCCAGCCCTGCCAACTGCCATTCTGAATTGGGGTCCTAATTGGCATTTACTTTGTGGCACCTCCGAGAGGACCAGCTGTCCAGGGGAGGTGGTTTTGGCCAGCACgaagaggatggggaggaagcATATGGGAAAGGGAACGGATCCCTAAAAGTCATCCAAACGCTtctggaggagggacagagaggctggGGCCATCTGCCTTGGGTGAGCTCAGACTTCACTGCTTCCCTCCTTGCACTAGCAGGCTTGGTCTGACTGCATGGGGTTGGCAAGTAGAGTTCAGCCACGTGAACTTGAATGGGTGATTGACTGATAATGGCTGCTGGGTgtgctgggggagaggcctgggcACTGGGGGAAGGAGTGCTGTGACTGAATAGCAGCGGCTGCCTTGGGCACAGGAAGGGCGCAGTAGCACTCATGCCATGCGGTTGCCCTCCTTGATAGGGCCAAGCCCTTGGAAGTGTTGGGTCGAGGCATCCTGTGGGATCTATGCTTGTCTTTCACGCCCCTAGTGCAGCCTTTGTTAATTTTCCACTCTACCTTGAATGGAAGACAAGGCCTCGGTCAGAGAGAGAGTGCTCTGAACACCACTAAGGACTTAAGAGTTGGCCCATGGTGATTTTTGGGCTTCTTGCTGTCTGCCTCTTCTTTCCTGATGTCTGCCTTGCTCCTCAGCACAACCTCCCGAGGATGGACAGGGAAAAACCTGGTGGTGTCAGAGGTCAAAACTCTGGTGTGTAACAGAGCTAGGGACCCTCTGTGGTCTCTGCACAGATGAATGGAAATCGATCCACACCAGCAAAGGGACAACTTGTTGATTTCTTTAACATCTCATCATTAACTGGAATGCTGCCTCTTGGGTTCTTACCTGCATGATTCAGATGTGATGCTGTCCACAGTCTCCAAAAGAGTAACTGGCTCAACCATTTACCCTGTTTACTAACAGCAGACGGTTTCCCATCCACCAAGTGTAGAATCTGCAGGGGCAGGCGAGTTTGCTTCTAGGGAGTTAGTGTGTAGCTGGGATATTtggatgaggaaaagaaaggtaGGCAGAAGGTGCTCCCCCTGTATCTAGGTTTTCTGTCATGGGTTTGAAGTCCTAGgctttgggggaaaagaaagtTCCACCCATTTAAATGAATAAGGTGTTGAAAGAGGAGAGTGGGTTGGGAGGAAATGTACAGAAAAGGGAACATTTCCTCAGAAGCTATCCAGATGGTTCTGGAGGTAGGCAGGAAAGAGGTATAGCAGGACTTCTTATCATAAAAAGTAACATAACTAGGGATTTAACTTCTAGACACCCAGATTATAGGTGATAAGATGTTAGTCCCACAATGGGACATCTTCAGATACTGGGTTTAGAATTCATGATCTCATTGGGGAATTTGGGATGACTTCAGAGCCTACTGGCCTGGGCAAATTGAAAGCCTTGTTTCAAGATGGTCAACCTCTGGTAGCCACAAAGATAGATAAGGAAGACTAGTTTTGGGGGGTATTTTGGGGTAAACCAACAGACAGTAGCTTATAGGGAGATGCGAAAGAATTCACCTGAAGGCAATCCTTGGAGTGAAACTGCCCTTTCCTTAAGGAGGTGGCTCCATTTCTCCCCCTTGCCACCAGCTCTGGGGATGTGGCTTGTGCATTTTTTCAGGTTGAGCTGCGCAGGGTGTTATGGGAagcatctctgttttctttcaattCCACCTTCTTCCTGAGCTCCAATATAggttcaaagggaaaaaaaaatctagatagcAAATTATGTGTGGGGAATATGTGggtgcatgggggggggggcatctcaCAACCTCTGGGCTCCCCATGCCTTGtctcatttttatgtaatttgttCTGGACAGACTGTCCTGCCACACTGCTGGTCCCTCATGCGTGGTAGCTGGCCTAGTTGGTAGCTGTGCATATGCCTAAGGTATAACACCAACCTACTggttgatgtgtttttttttccttttgccaagTGATCCTATCTGTTTAATACTTGCCATCCTTCTAAAATGACACTATTAAGGAAAATCACTCTACTTCTCATCTTTCTCTCCACAGAATACCCCACACATGCATGTTCTCTTTTGTCAATAAACCCAGACAGTGGACTGTGGCAAAGACAGTCTTCCACTTCGAGGCAGAAGTTCTGAGTTGAATCCTGGTGCGCTGCTAACCAGCTGCTGGTCTGAGGCACCTGCAGTATCTTGGAGCCGTAGGTTTCCCTTTATTGAGGGCTGGAGGGGTGGCCTAGCTCGTCTCTCAGGCCCTGCCTGGTTCTGACATTCTGCTAACATTCTCTGATTCTAGATGCCATGTTGACTGGCCTTTTAAGGAAAAGCCTGGAATAGAGAGAAAAGCCCTGACATGCAGCTTCCCTGCTTCGTGATTAAGTCCTATCATCCCTACCAGCCAATCCCCAACCAAGAAAGTCATGCTTAATTCATTTCCATGGAATTACAAGTGAGAGACACTCTTATGACCCGGTGGACCAAGCAGGAGATTCCACATTAGCTCTCCTGGTCCTTTCCTGGCCTCCAAGGGCCTCTCTGTGTCTTAGTTTACAGATCTGCCAAAGGAGTAGAACTATACTTCTTTTGTACTGGTAAATTTTAAGGCATGATCAGTTTTCAGGATGTGCTTCAAGACCCTGGGTGAAATGAAACATCTAAGTGCTCCCTGACTTTCCATCCCTGTTAAAAGGTGCTGCTTCTTCAGATGATGGGGAGCGCTTTTCAGGGGGAAATTCAGGGGAATGTCGCCATGGCCTGGTCTTGAGTACAAATGTGAATGATCGACTGCTTATTGCCAAACTGGAAATGTTCTGTAGGGATTTACTGGCATGGTAtcattcctagaagaaaaaaaaaaaaaagagagagagagaaacttgactgcacattttttttttttaaatccgtgttgtgacttttatttaatttctattttttttttttggtaataaaaagttgacttttttatttgaatttgtctttttttatttattggtctGAAAGGCATTTCAAaggtattataataatatattggtGTAATTTAATTGGTGCAACATGCTTTATGGCTCTGGTCAAAATTGGTTTTCGGTCATTTGATTGGTTTGAGCCCAGAACAGCCGACGGGGGGGGAAAAGCTGGATAACCACCCAAAGTGTTTGTATTTTCATTggaaactgatttttgttttgtttttcttttttttgttgttgttttgtttccatttttatttttaaattaaataaattgcaATGAACTGAAGCGGGCCCTTGTGTCTTTATTTGGTTGTTTTCCTCTTCGTTAATTAAGTAAGTGACAGAATGGCCATAAGTAACAGAAACCCACCCAAGCTAGCTTCAGCACAAAATGGgaatttatttgaagtttttgaaaaggaaatgtagCTGGCCATGCAGCTGGAACCCGaactggaggaggaggagccaacAGAACTACAGACCCtttttttctgctcctctttGCACAGCAGCTTTATCCTTCTCCTCCTTTGGCAGCCTCACTTTATCCCTGATTTTATGACCCACCTTGGTTTACCTCATAGCTCCCAGATTGACATGCTCTTAGTTCTGGGTTTCAGAAGACACTATTGACTGGGTTCCTTCAATCTGGACTAGAGACAGCATCGGAGGTTAACACCAGTCATGCTTTCCCTTCACGGTTCAGCTTCCTCTACCTTTCCCTTCTTGGGCAGCCCCCTCTGTTCCCAGGGCAGCCAGACTGCTAGTCTGATGGCTCAGAGTTCAAGATCAATGGGCCATATTTCTCCGTGGGGAAGGCCACTGCTCTGATAAAATGGCATCCTGAGTCCCATTTTAGCATTATTCCTATCTCAAACAGACCCTCCAGGAAGCTCTTAGAAAGAGGAATGAATAATAGTGTAAGACTGGATCCCCGGTCTCAATAGCAAATGACATCAAACCGTACCCTAGTATCAAACATGCTTCTGCTGAATAGCTGTGTTTCAGGATCCATGCAAGAAAAGTCTGACTTTCCAAAGAAATTGTAATTTGAATCTCTTATCTGGTCTACTGGGAGATCATCTGATAGAGCTTGTCACATTTAGGAAATAAGGCCACAGGACCTCCAGTTAAGCAATggataattttttagtataagtatgtcccatgcaatttTGGGGTTatgcttatactaaaaaaattttttatctgaaattcaaatttaactgggcctcctgtattttatctggcaagcCAATTTGAGGGAGCTTAATTGAAATGACCAGGTATCTGGTATGGTAGAAGTTTGGGGAATGGATGTTTGTGACGCGGACTGCCAAATTAGGACATGTCTGTGCTGGTCTCCAGCTGGGCTGCGGTGGGAAGAATCCCCATTCTGATTTGGACTTGCTGATTGCTATGAAACAAACTGCTTCGagtctctgtgcttctgttttctcatttatctggTGGGTATATGAATTTACCCAACTTTAATGGGTCCGCgaagaaggaatgaaaatttCCGTGAAGTTGCCTTGAGTGTAAAACTCACTATGACAGAAAACCATAGTCCTTTCGTCACAGGGCAGCATTCACTGCTTCTTAAAATAGGACGTTTCAAGGCAATCATCCTGGTTGTTAATTCTTGTGGTGGTTCCTGCCACTATTaaaggaacaaaggggaaaagtaAGACAAGATTCAGTGGCCACATAGAGGGAATAGCATGTGCATGGCCTAGAGACTGCACTAAATGTGACCTATAGGGTAAGGGAGGAAGCAGGAGTGGCTGGAGTGGCATGGCTTACATGGCAACTGATAGGTTGGTGAGGTTAATGCGAAGTGGTCACTTTAAGGAGGAACATTGAGAAAGCTAACGTTTATGGAGCTTCTATAGGGTGCTCACTTCATTCTTATCATGGAGAGTGGCAGAAACTCAGCTCAGACCATGTTAAGGAATAGGACAAATTTATTGCTTTGTGTAGCTGAGAAGTCTAAGGAGTATGTCTCAGGCACAGCTAGATCCAGGGGTTCAAGAGATGCCATCGGCCTCTTTTTCACTCACTCTCCCTGGATGTGGCTTTCATTCCTGGGCAGGCTCTCTCCACATGGCAGCAAATTACCTCCTGGTAGTGGCAGTGTTATGAGGTCCTCTTagtgtgtgatcccagagtcaggAGAGATGTTACTATTCTAGCATTTATGAGCCAAGGAAGGAGTGTGATTGTCTTTGCTGGGGTCAGGTGTCTCCCTCTTGCCCCCTTCAAGGGTCTAGATGGAGAGATGCTCTGATTGGCCCACCTGGATCATGTGCCCACCCTTGTGATATCCTTGAATGACAGCTCCTTCAGAACCACATGAGGTCAGGGGAGGGCAGCTCCCCCAAAAGAAGGGACACAGAGTTAATGAAACAAAGTAACACCTTTGGGTCTCAatatctcatctataaaatggcatTAAATAATCCATCACTTTCAgagttattgtgaaaattaaataaaataagatacctaGTACAGGGCTTGACACATagaagatatagatagatagatgatagatagatagatagatagatagatagatagatagatagatagattttttttttaagataggctccatgcccagcatagaacccaacacagggcttggattcatgaccctgagatcaagacctgagccgagatcaagagtcagatgcttaacttactgagccactcaggtaccctgacATCAGAAAACTTCTAATTTATACAGATAGTGTCAGGAAAGACAGCAATATAACACTATAGAGAGGTGATATATTTGTTAGGAAGATATTTGCTGTCAAATCAGTTATGAGAAAATCCAGCAGAAACTGGTTTAAACActgaaaaagttttaattaacTCATATACcttgaattttagaaagaagatgGATTTCATGGTTACTTAGATCTAGTGGAAAAATGGATATTAAATAAAACCACTCAAAATCACAGATTATAATAAGAGCTATGAAGGAAATGGGTGCAAACATAGAAAATTAAGGGAGGAGTTACCTCTTATAGAAAGAGTAGTCAGGGAAACCATCTCTGAAGAGATGATATTTGAACAGAGATTTGAAAAACTAGCTATTGGAAGAGTGAGTATTCTGGGCAAAGGGAACAGTACATAGTACATACAAAGGCCCTACGGTCTTCAAAACAGAGCTTTATAGGGTTAATTTCTGGTCCATTGGCATAGGGCAATCATGGTCCAGAGAGTGTGGTGTTTTGCTAAACATATGTGGCTGAGTTCTAACGTGGACTGGCTAAGATCATTTATGACTTTGTGTCCCCTTAATTACATATAGCCGCTTCCTTTGACAGGTGGTCCCCAGATGAGATACATGCCATGGcatgcaattttaaataagaatatgttTCCACAGCAAAAATTCACTGCCAATTTATTGAAATTTAtggaaaagatgtttttaatcCACAGAATCATGCAAAGCTTGGGCATGGAAGTGGAGCAGCAGTGGTGCTCTATGGATACCAGATAGTGCAGACTAAGGTTTTTGTGTCATAAAACCTGCCCCATGCTATCACAACTGTCTAGTTCCAGTCGGGAATTGTCGGGGAAATTAGcaatcaatttttaaacattgcgCCAATTATTGTCCTAGTGATCAAAAATTAATGGTGCTCATCTCTACCTGACTGGGGACTATGTGTTGTGTCTTGACTTACTAGTTTCCCCATCCACTCCCTATGCCAGTTTTCATTTGTGAATTAATCTGGAGAGGCTATATTATGCTAAAGTAACAAGCCCTGGAATGTCAGTGACTCAAATGATAAATGATTATTTCTTACTATTACCAAGTCCAGTATGTGTTGGGCAACTCTCTGTCATGTCTTTGCACAGGCACACAGAGCTCTGAGTTTCTCCATCCTGTGGAGCTGCCATCTTTGGGGTCCTCCTTTCTTGCTGTGCAAATGAGGTACAGGTGAAGACCATTTAAGGGTCAAGCCCAAACGTGGGTACATCACGTGTACCCTCCTCCCATGGCCATTACTCAGTCACCTGACCCCAACCTAACTTCCTGGGTAGTTTTCAAGTGTGTAgtatttaaaaagtggaaaatataatGGAGTCAGATGGACGATGGCTCTGTCAGCCTGTGTCTGCTTCCCACAGGGAAGACCAGcataatatcaataaatattaactgagtaTTTACTGAGCTGCATGCAGACAGTGTGCTTATCCTTTGTAGgcatcatctctctctttttaaagattttatttctttacttgagagagagagagaacgagagagagagagagagcaggatcagggagaggggtaggggaagagggagaaacctgctccctgctgagcagggagcctgacttcggtctcaatcctgggactccaggatcatgacctgagctcaaggcagacacttaactgaccgagccatcTGGGTGACCCTGCATCATCTCTGTTAATGCTCCTTTAATGTTTTGATATACCCTGATCTCCATTtgtacaggtgaggaaacaatGTTGGAAATGTGCAGTATCTTGCCGAAGTCACCCAACTATTAAATGTGGAGCTGGATTCAAACACAAGCCTGGCTGACCAGCTTCTGAGCCCAAGCTCTTATCTGTTCCATTGCACCCTCAGGATGATCCTTCCTCAAGTTAGACCCCTTGATCATAAGCCCCATCTTGTCACCATCCTTGTCCATGTAAATGGCATTTTCCTGCAGAAGCTAAATGGACCCCATCAGGAATGATGACATTGGCCCCAG
Proteins encoded in this region:
- the NUAK1 gene encoding NUAK family SNF1-like kinase 1 isoform X2, whose translation is MSASVEDKFGHLRTAWARVAIKSIRKDKIKDEQDMVHIRREIEIMSSLNHPHIISIYEVFENKDKIVIIMEYASKGELYDYISERRRLSERETRHFFRQIVSAVHYCHKNGVVHRDLKLENILLDDNCNIKIADFGLSNLYQKDKFLQTFCGSPLYASPEIVNGRPYRGPEVDSWALGVLLYTLVYGTMPFDGFDHKNLIRQISSGEYREPTQPSDARGLIRWMLMVNPDRRATIEDIANHWWVNWGYKSSVCDCDALHNSESPLLARIIDWHHRSTGLQAEADAKIKGLAKPGASEVMLERQRSLKKSKKENDFAQSGQDPMPESPNKLTSKRPKGILKKRSNSEHRSHSTGFIEGVVSPALPSAFKIEPDVCRTGVAVPSSPEADVPGKLSPKQSATMPKKGILKKTQQRESGYYSSPERSESSELLDSQDGPGSGLPSPSPPDPARGPVLGLSCRRKGILKHSSKYSAGSTDPALASPDVPTLESLLEPGAPPEGLSRSYSRPSSVISDDSVLSSDSFDLLDLQENRPARQRLRSCVSAENFLQIQDFEGLQNRPRPQYLKRYRNRLGDSSFSLLMDMDDVTQVYKKALEICNKLN
- the NUAK1 gene encoding NUAK family SNF1-like kinase 1 isoform X1, yielding MEGAAAPAARDGPDLRPGAPGSPPEVVAGATAAPAAAAPEPRKPHGVKRHHHKHNLKHRYELQETLGKGTYGKVKRATERFSGRVVAIKSIRKDKIKDEQDMVHIRREIEIMSSLNHPHIISIYEVFENKDKIVIIMEYASKGELYDYISERRRLSERETRHFFRQIVSAVHYCHKNGVVHRDLKLENILLDDNCNIKIADFGLSNLYQKDKFLQTFCGSPLYASPEIVNGRPYRGPEVDSWALGVLLYTLVYGTMPFDGFDHKNLIRQISSGEYREPTQPSDARGLIRWMLMVNPDRRATIEDIANHWWVNWGYKSSVCDCDALHNSESPLLARIIDWHHRSTGLQAEADAKIKGLAKPGASEVMLERQRSLKKSKKENDFAQSGQDPMPESPNKLTSKRPKGILKKRSNSEHRSHSTGFIEGVVSPALPSAFKIEPDVCRTGVAVPSSPEADVPGKLSPKQSATMPKKGILKKTQQRESGYYSSPERSESSELLDSQDGPGSGLPSPSPPDPARGPVLGLSCRRKGILKHSSKYSAGSTDPALASPDVPTLESLLEPGAPPEGLSRSYSRPSSVISDDSVLSSDSFDLLDLQENRPARQRLRSCVSAENFLQIQDFEGLQNRPRPQYLKRYRNRLGDSSFSLLMDMDDVTQVYKKALEICNKLN